ttcaaaaaatatgacaatattgttttaatgcaaagTTTCAACctgtactaacatatgatgacgtTCATAGGGGTTAGTagtctttgttgtctccgttttaaaaaaatagtgattttatagaggttattctatcgatttagggagtattatgaagtttttctatattaattgataataaattatattgatTCCGATAttccatgaaaagagcttaaaatacctTAATAaatatgtagaatgtggttagaaattttaaaacaacactaaatattatatgcttagaatataaaacatttaccaaaaactcaatttttttgtaggggttaacacattgattttgagaaaatattataatatttttttaatgcatagttgcatcatgcactaatatatgTTAACGGTCAAAGACGTTTGTAGCCTTTGTTGTCCCCGTTTTTCAGGAAAATAGGGATTTTATAGTggtattccatcgatttagggaatattatgaagttttactaaattaactgatagaaaaattttaaagattCCCATAtatcatgaaaaagagcttaaaataccttaatacaaatgtagaatgtggttagaaatttcaaaacaacactaaagattatatgcttaatatataaaatatttaccaaaaactcaatatttttgtaggggttaacacatagattttgacaaaatttcaaaaaatatgacaatattgttttaatgcatagttgcatccttcactaacatatgatgatgttcaaagaggtttggaacctttgttatccCCGTTTTTCAgtaaaatagtgattttatagtggttatcccATCGATTTAgcgaatattatgaagttttactaaattaattgatataagaattataacaattcccatataccatgaaatagagcttaaaataccttaatacaaatgtagaatgtggtgagaaattttaaaacaacactaaatattatatgcttagaatataaaacatttaccaaaaactcaatattttcgtaggggttatgcatagattttgacaaaatttcaaaaaatatgaaaatattgttttaatgcatagttgcatcctgcactaacatatgatgatgttcaaagaggtttggagcctttgttgtccccgtttttcaggaaaatagtgattttatagtggttattccatcgatttaaggaatattatgaagttttactaaatttattgataaaaaaattataaatattctcatataccatgagaAGGAGcataaaatactttaatacaaatgtagaatgtggttagaaattttaaaacaacactaaagattatatgcttagaatttaaaacttttaccaaaaactcaatatttttgtaggggttaacacaacgattttgacaaaatttcaaaaaatatgacaatattgttttaatgcatagttgcatcatgcactaacatatgatgatgttcaaagaggtttgaagcctttcTTGTCCCTGTTTTTcaggaaaatagtgattttatagtggttattccatcgatttaaggaatattatgaaattttactaaattaattgataaaaaaattataaatattctcatataccattaaaaagagcataaaataccttaatacaaatgtagaatgtggttagatgttttaaaacaacagtaaagattatatgcttagaatataaaacatttaccaaaaactcaatatttttgtaggggttgttaacacatcgattttgacaaaatttcaaaaaatatgacaatattgttttaatgcatagttgcagcatgcactaacatatgatgatgttcaaagaggtttggagcctttgttgtccctgtttttcaggaaaatagtgattttatagtggttattccatcgatttaaggaatattatgaagttttactaaattaattgataaaaaaaattataaatattctcatataccatgaaaaagagcataaaataccttaatacaaatgttgaatgttgttagaaattttaaaacaacactaaagattatatgcttagaatataaaacatttaccaaaaactcaatatttttgtaggggttaacacatcgattttgagaaaatttaaaaaaatattataatattttttaaatgcatagttgcatcatgcactaatatatgaaaaaggtcaaagaggtttgtagcCTTTGTTATCCCCGTTTTTcaggaaaatagtgattttataatggttattccatcgatttagggaatactatgaagttttactaaattaactaaaaaataaattataaagattctcatataccatgaaaaagagcttaaaatatcttaatacaaatgtagaatgtgatttgaaattttaaaacaacactaaagattatatgcttagtatataaaacatttaccaaaaactcaatattttcgtaggggttaacacatagattttgacaaaatttcaaaaaatataaaaatattgttttaatgcatagttgtatcctgcactaacatatgatgatattcaaagaggtttgaagcctttgttgtcctcgtttttcaggaaaataatgattttatagttgttatttcatcgatttagggaatattttgaagttttactaaattaattgataaaaaaattataaatattctcatataccatgaaaaagagcataaaataccttaatacaaatgtagaatgtggttagaaattttaaaacaacactaaagattatatgcttagaatttaaaacatttaccaaaaactcaatattttcgtaggggttaacacatagattttgacaaaattttcaaaaaatctgacaacattgttttaatgcatagtcactaacatatgatgacgttcaaagaggtttgtagcctttgttgtctccgtttttaaagaaaatagtgattttatagtggttattccatcgatttagggagtattatgaagttttattaaattaattgataaaaaattataacgattcccatataccataaaaagagcttaaaataccctaatacaaatgtagaatgtgattagaaattttaaaacaacactaaagattatatgcttagtatataaaacatttaccaaaaactcaatattttcgtaggggttaacacatagattttgacaaaatttcaaaaaatatgacaatattgtttaatacatagttgcatcatgcactaacatgtGATGATGtgcaaagaggtttggagccttcgtTGTCCCTGTTTTTCAggaaaattgtgattttatagtggttaatccatcgatttagagagtattatgaagttttactaaattaattgataaaaaaattataacaattctcatataccatgaaaaagagcttaaaataccttaatacaaatgtagaatgtggttagaaattttaaaataacactaaagattatatgcttagaatataaaatatttaccagaaactcaatattttcgtagagagtttgtagcctttgttgtctcttttttaaagaaaatagtgattttatagtggttattccatcgatttagggaatataaagttttactaaattaattgataaaaaaattataatgattcctatataccatgaaaaggagcttaaaatacattaatacaaatatagaatatggttataaattttaaaacaacactaaagattataggcgtatataaagtatttaccaaaaactcaatattttcataggggttgttaacacatagattttgagaaatttttaaaaaatacgagaatattgttttaatgcatagttgtatgttgcactaacatatgatgatgttcaaagaggtttggaacctttgttgtcttcgtttttcaagataatagtgattttattgtggttttttcatcgatttagagagtattatgaagttttactaaattaattgataaaaaaaattataatgatttccatataccataaaaaaagaacttaaatacattaatagaaatgtaaaatgttgttagaaattttaaaacaatactaaagattatagacttcattatataaaacatttaacaaaaactcactattttcacAGTTCGTTCCTCGTATGTTTGTTTACTGCAAGGAAGGAGCCACTAATCCTACTTTTCTCTACTTAGCCTTTGGCTTGAAGGAGATCAAGTGTTGAATTATTTTTCTCATTATTTTTCCTCTTCAGAgctacaatatttttgaatggaTAAATATTGAGAGATCATACTACTTATAGATTTTACGACTTAATGCAACTTCTTTTAGTGTTAGAAGACtacacttttatgaaatttctcACAAACACAATTCTCAGAGAGTAAATGTGAGTAgatcatttaaaaatttaagttcTGCTTTTatcagaagaaaaagaagatgaacaCAACTAAAATGTATTTCGATAAAAGATTCacgaaaatatgaaaatatccaAATCCGAATGTAAAACTAGTTGAAAGATACAAGGCAAAGAGAGATTAGGCGTAGTAGTTCAAGCTTGCTTTCTTCTTGGCCTGGACTTGGATGATACCTTCATTGAAGTCCTCATGGTTCACCTGAGAACACGAGAGTGAACCCAATGTTCTAAAAACCAGACTAAACTTCAATCATAACGTAACTAGAGTCTTGTATCTTATTATTACCTCTGTGGCATCACGACGAAGAGCCAACATACCAGCCTCTACACATACTGCTTTCAGTTGAGCACCATTGAAATCATCTGTTGATCTCGCAAGCTCCTCAAAGTTGACGTCTGGGTGGACATTCATCTTCCTCGAGTGAATCTGATTTCATTCAGTTTGGTGTTAGTTGAGTTATGTTGAGCTTTATAAACTACCAAGGGAGAAACAAACCTGTAAGATTCTGGCTCTTGCTTCTTCTGTTGGATGTGGGAACTCAATCTTCCTGTCTAGTCGACCAGAACGCATAAGTGCCGGGTCCAAAATATCTGCTCGGTTAGTGGCAGCAATCACCTGAAACATTTGAGAGGTTTGATTATCACTATTTCTTTGTGGGTCAATAtacagatagagagagagactctcACCTTAATACGCTCATCACTACTGAATCCATCAAGCTGGTTAAGCAGCTCCAACATAGTCCTCTGCACTTCCCTGTCTCCGCTTACTTCACTGCACTCTCAGCCAAAGAATGTAGTTAATGAGCTGCTGACGAAAGTTGCATATATAGAAGAATCTGAATCAGTTACCTGTCAAAACGCTTTGTACCAATTGCATCGatctcatcaatgaagatgatgcACGGAGCTTTCTCTTTTGCTAGTTGAAAGGCATCACGGACAAGTTTTGCTCCGTCTCCAATAAACATCTGCACACAGTCAGATACAACATACAAACAATCATTACAAAGAATCCTAAAACTCTTGTGGATGCACAAGCTCACTCACTATATAACATTCATATATACCTGGACCAACTGAGGACCTGCCAATTTTAGGAAGGTGGCATTGGTCTGTGCTGCACAGGCACGAGCCATTAGAGTTTTACCAGTCCCTGGAGGACCATACAAGAGCACTCCCTTCGGTGGACGAACACCAAGCTTCTCGAAACGCTCCTTGTGCGTCATGGGAAGCACAATTGCTTCTACAAGCTCTTGGATCTGTTTCGGAAACAAACTCATATCAGATTCAATACAGCAACACACTGAAACAAAGTCAATACGCTAAACAAACCTGCTTCTCCAGTCCTCCAATGTCATTGTAATCTTCGGTAGGTTTCTCATCAACCTCCATCGCTTTAACCCTGGAGTCATACTCTGATGGCAAGGTATCCAAAATGAGATAACTGTCTTTATTTACCCCAACCAAGTCCCCAGGCTTCAAGCTATCGGGGTCCACAAGACCAACAACTGGTAGAAAGATAGTCTGCACTCAAAAGGGGTATCTCAGAAATgaaatgtaaaattaaaaaaaggatATGGAAGAAGTCTCACCTGTCGTGTAGAGGTTTTCAAGACAACACACTTTCCCTTCCGTTGAGAGTCAAGATCAATATTAGCACCGTCTTCTTCAGCATCATCTTCCGGATTCATCTCCAATATCTCAACAATGTTGCCAACCAAGTAAGGAAGCTGCTTGTTGAGTTTAATCTTCTCCTGATTCTCTTTAAtcttctccttgtaagaatcgCATTCAAGATTTGTTCTTTGCGCGTCTTCCTGTATCCATCattaaagaaaaacacacaaagaTCAGCAACTTCAACACCATCATACTATACTACTACTGTGTTAAAAATCCAAACTTTGAGATTACAATGAACTCAAACCCTAAATTAGATACCAGCAAGATCTAATTCGAATTTTTTAAGCAATTGGTGAATCCAAAATTGTAACCTAAGGATCAATCGTGTAGTTACGAGGAAGCGATAGAAGCTAAAGGGAGATCGGGAGAGTTATTGGGTGGGGAACCTTGAGGATTCGAATCTCGTTCTCGAGGAGGCGAGTAGCTCTGACGATATCTTCGGTGGACATGGACGCGAGCTGATCCTCTTCGAAGCTTGACGTGTCTTCTACCATCGGAGTTGCCATGTCGGTAGCCTAATCGGAGAGAGACAGAGATCGCCGGGAAGAAGAGAGGAGAGCGACTGTGAGAGCAAAAGGGGAGAGAAGacgagaaaataaatatttacattttatttagGAAAACTTGTCCCCAAAGAAATGAATATGGCTAAAACTTCTGAAAGAAACAGAGTCTTTCATACCTTCTCTAATACGGCGCCGTTTAATAGTTTTATCTttccctgtttttttttttttttaaatcaagagTTTCATTCATAATCTCCGGAGTTATACCTCACATTTTTCACAAAGGTATTTCACCCATCAGAAACTATCAAATTGCATGAAAAGACAGTAAAATTCAGATATTACAAGCTGTAAAATAAGCTAGAGAGAATCGGAAAACATTCTCAAGAGcccttaaaaataaatagaaaaccaCAAAGAGAGAGGGTTAGAAGTCTATTCTTGAGGCAAATGAGAAACATATAATAAAGAAGCAATCACAAAGTGCAGCAGCGAGGGAGAGAACAGAGATGTGGAGGTAAGTTCTGAGCAGCTTTCAGTCCGGTAGATACATTTAACAGTTGTATCAACCACGGCCTCGACCTCCAACTGTTTTTTTTCAACAAGATACTAGTTTAGTTTAACCACAATCAAATATTGTGTAACCAAGACaatagtaaataattttattgggAGAGCCATTATTGATTGTATATCCCATGGAAAGGATGAATCATGTTAAGATTTGAGGGAAATGTACCTAAGGTATTCCACCCAAATACAAATTTGTTGTCTTTGAATGTTGTGTCTGATCATTCAACAATTCCGATGTCGTCCAGCGGTTAGGATATCTGGCTTTCACCCAggagacccgggttcgattcccggcATCGGAGCTTTTTTGCACTTTTCTAAAATCCAAATATTTATCAGCACTTGTGTGTGTGATGGCTTTAGGAACTAAGTGAACTAAATTATTGGCAAACGGCTTTTTTTCCAATGATTCAACACTTGCATGCGGTTTGTACATTACATTACTTCAAAGGAAGGAAGAAATACACTCGCACCAGAAACAGTAAGGATTATACTTAACTTACATTATGGAATGGAAACACAGAAACTTGGTAACAAAATGGAAACAGAGGAGGCTGAGATTTGATAATTTAGTCTCACTTTCCAAGTCCAAGTTCTTTCTCTACCTCTCTGGTTAGGCTGAACTGTAAAGTGTTCTGCCATGGGAACAGAGTTCTTGTCACTGGTAGTTTCCTCCTCAGATCCTGCAAATATCCCATAACCAGATGGATGAGTAAAGACACACCTCCAGGATCCAAACATTAGGAGTTTCTAGATTTAAGTTGCAGCCATTGGAATAGTTACCTTGAAAGTGTTATCCGGTAGTTTAGAATATGCTACCTAATGATTGGGTCGGAAACAAGATTAGCAACACAAGAAACAACGGTAAAAGAAGGAGATTAAAAATAATGAGTAGCAAATTTGGAGACCTCTAGAGCGGCAAGGTACTCTGTCTCATGGTGCCTGATGATATTGGCTATGGCAATCGCGCAGTCATCCGCAGACTGAAAAAATGTAAACAAGAATTCAACTGCAAGTTTAGTATCAAGGGGTACATTACACATGGTATAGTACATGCTAGCATTGACTTCTTGTGAGATTATTGTATGTGGTATACCTGAAATATTGTCGAATCTTGGAATTCCTTCTTTGCATCTAACTCAACATTTCCTTCTTCGAAATAATGGGCTCCTACCTGAAGAGAAAGATATGATAGAATTTTTTAGAAAACGCTTATTGATATTCCGTTGGCTTTGAATAAGTCACAtccagtgacaaaaaaaaaagaataagtcACATCCAACTTACAGAGAGATAATTGAGTGGCGAATGTTACCTGCAATTTCCCTTTTATGTCAAGCACTTGAGATTCATCCTGAAAATCAATGTTCCATACAGATCTCCAACTTCCATTACTGCATAAAAATTGTCTTTTCAAATTGATTGTTCTTTCTGAACAATGGAATATAGCAGAGACCATATCTGATGTTAAGATTATTAACAATAAGAAGGAGAAGATCATTTTGTACACACCAGAAGTTCTGGGGACTGAGCTTCCTAGCAGTAATTATAACGACGAACTCAAAGTCCGTCCCTGGACCATCAACATCTTTCCCTTTCACACAGTTAACGGCAGACACACCTTTCGGATAAGATTCACTAACGTATCTCTGGATTTCAGCGTCAAGAGCACATCTGTAATGGACAAAACAACATTTTCAACATTTACTACATTGCAAAGTGCGTCTAATGTTTTCCTCTGCTGCCATAAGATCTTAGATGGGCCTATTGGAAATAGAATTTGTGTGGAGtctgaaaattttaaagttaaaagatttttaagagttaaagtagatttgatgaattCTTGCTATATGTATTGTATAAATTGTCATTGCTTATTATTGATTAACATAGATTtccatatatgtttttcttgatgttttgaatttgtcttcttcttttttctgttTAAAGTTTTCTAAAATCAACCTATGATTTTTTTCATGATTCTCGATCatgttaatatttttgtttaaagttttctttttacaattatctttcacatgataataaaaatgtaatacaatattttgtgtttgtatATTTGTGTATTTTTGTTACACATATATTCTAAGAATATTATGAGTATAGATGATATTTGTAAAGTTGAATGTTATGAGTAAAACTACggtataacctctttaaatacTCTAATCCTAGATCCTCCAGCTAGGTGTAAAACCATACCTGAATTCCTCAATATAGGAAGATGCAAGTTCTTCATCGTCAGCAGGTCGTACTTTCGTACAAATCTAGCCACAGAAAATAGATGCAAGATAAGTATTACATTCACAAATCACAGCACGCTATAACTCAGTATAAGTACAATCAGTAAGAGAACCTGTTGAACGTGATCAACAATGGCAACCTGAGCAGTTCTTGGATCAAGGTACTCATTCTCAGTAATTTCACTGTAAGATGAAACAATCACCtgagacaacaacaacaaaaaaaatgcacTAAATCTCGCAGCTGATAAGCATTCAGGATTAACCTTAATCCAATAAACTAGAAGAGAGCCAGAAGTCACAGTACAATTCAACTCAGATTAAGAAGATAACTCACATCACCTGCCCTATTAGGCATTTCAAGGCAGATCATATGAGATTTATTGTACACTGGAAACGCCTCCATGGCTGCCTCGTTGTAGACTTCTTCATCGCTCAAAACCGCCTTTAAATCTGAAACAAAATGATCCTCGTAGTATCAATCTACGATCGCTTCAACGTAAATG
The Brassica napus cultivar Da-Ae chromosome A1, Da-Ae, whole genome shotgun sequence DNA segment above includes these coding regions:
- the LOC125590106 gene encoding 26S proteasome regulatory subunit 6A homolog, producing the protein MATPMVEDTSSFEEDQLASMSTEDIVRATRLLENEIRILKEDAQRTNLECDSYKEKIKENQEKIKLNKQLPYLVGNIVEILEMNPEDDAEEDGANIDLDSQRKGKCVVLKTSTRQTIFLPVVGLVDPDSLKPGDLVGVNKDSYLILDTLPSEYDSRVKAMEVDEKPTEDYNDIGGLEKQIQELVEAIVLPMTHKERFEKLGVRPPKGVLLYGPPGTGKTLMARACAAQTNATFLKLAGPQLVQMFIGDGAKLVRDAFQLAKEKAPCIIFIDEIDAIGTKRFDSEVSGDREVQRTMLELLNQLDGFSSDERIKVIAATNRADILDPALMRSGRLDRKIEFPHPTEEARARILQIHSRKMNVHPDVNFEELARSTDDFNGAQLKAVCVEAGMLALRRDATEVNHEDFNEGIIQVQAKKKASLNYYA
- the LOC125590113 gene encoding F-actin-capping protein subunit alpha, giving the protein MADEEDELPETELSYDQKKEIAKWFLLNAPAGEINYVAKDLKAVLSDEEVYNEAAMEAFPVYNKSHMICLEMPNRAGDVIVSSYSEITENEYLDPRTAQVAIVDHVQQICTKVRPADDEELASSYIEEFRCALDAEIQRYVSESYPKGVSAVNCVKGKDVDGPGTDFEFVVIITARKLSPQNFCNGSWRSVWNIDFQDESQVLDIKGKLQVGAHYFEEGNVELDAKKEFQDSTIFQSADDCAIAIANIIRHHETEYLAALEVAYSKLPDNTFKDLRRKLPVTRTLFPWQNTLQFSLTREVEKELGLGK